The following are encoded together in the Hoplias malabaricus isolate fHopMal1 chromosome 3, fHopMal1.hap1, whole genome shotgun sequence genome:
- the LOC136692288 gene encoding ras-related protein Rab-5C-like: MAGRPNGPAAGNKICQFKLVLLGESAVGKSSLVLRFVKGQFHEYQESTIGAAFLTQTVCLDDTTVKFEIWDTAGQERYHSLAPMYYRGAQAAIIVYDITNTDTFTRAKNWVKELQRQASPNIVIALSGNKADLANKRAVDFQEAQAYADDNSLLFMETSAKTAMNVNEIFMAIAKKLPKNEPQGGGGASGRGRTGVDLQDSAPQGSTGKCCGN; encoded by the exons ATGGCGGGTCGACCCAATGGGCCGGCCGCAGGGAATAAAATTTGCCAGTTTAAACTAGTTCTTCTTGGAGAATCAGCAGTAGGCAAGTCCAGCCTGGTCCTGCGCTTCGTCAAAGGCCAGTTCCACGAGTATCAGGAGAGCACCATTGGAG CTGCCTTCCTCACACAGACAGTATGCCTGGATGATACGACAGTAAAATTTGAGATCTGGGATACTGCTGGACAGGAGCGATACCACAGTTTGGCCCCCATGTACTACAGAGGGGCTCAGGCTGCGATTATAGTCTATGACATTACAAATACA GACACATTTACACGAGCTAAGAACTGGGTGAAGGAGCTGCAGCGACAGGCCAGTCCAAACATCGTCATTGCTCTCTCCGGGAACAAAGCGGATCTGGCCAACAAAAGAGCGGTGGATTTCCAG GAGGCTCAGGCGTATGCTGATGACAACAGTCTGTTGTTTATGGAAACCTCTGCCAAAACTGCCATGAATGTCAATGAGATCTTCATGGCCATTG CTAAGAAGCTGCCGAAGAACGAGCCGCAGGGTGGTGGGGGTGCGAGTGGACGAGGCCGGACTGGAGTGGATCTGCAAGACTCTGCCCCCCAGGGCTCCACCGGCAAGTGCTGCGGAAACTAA